The following coding sequences lie in one Loxodonta africana isolate mLoxAfr1 chromosome X, mLoxAfr1.hap2, whole genome shotgun sequence genomic window:
- the LOC100654374 gene encoding protein ARMCX6-like, translated as MEKTGICGKGCKVIKEAGGQGTKSVSCVLDLSKSPFIQVKVLFARPKDAGFSRSHGINSHLASLSIVGNMIPTPNPTAEEKAFCALGNFNVSAENQAQNKMYINQVCRETVSRCCNSFLQQAGLNVLISMTAINNMLAKSVSDLKLPLISEGSGCTKAQVLKPLMGLSEKPALAGGLLGAHELLSFMPLSIRNGNREILLDTLAP; from the coding sequence gcactaaAAGTGTCAGCTGTGTTCTTGACCTCTCCAAGAGTCCTTTCATTCAGGTAAAAGTGTTGTTTGCTCGGCCCAAGGATGCTGGTTTTTCACGTAGCCACGGTATCAATAGTCATTTGGCCAGCCTCTCCATTGTTGGAAACATGATCCCCACTCCCAACCCCACTGCtgaggagaaggctttctgtgcCCTGGGTAACTTCAACGTGAGTGCCGAAAATCAGGCCCAGAATAAGATGTACATCAACCAAGTGTGTCGCGAGACTGTGTCTCGTTGCTGCAACTCATTTCTGCAGCAGGcaggattaaatgtgttaataagCATGACAGCTATTAATAACATGCTTGCCAAGTCCGTTTCAGACTTGAAGCTTCCTTTGATATCAGAAGGAAGTGGATGTACTAAGGCTCAGGTTTTGAAACCACTAATGGGTTTGTCTGAAAAGCCAGCCTTGGCAGGGGGGTTGCTCGGGGCCCACGAGCTATTGTCATTCATGCCCCTCTCTATCAGAAATGGAAACAGAGAGATTCTCCTGGACACCTTGGCCCCTTAA